A DNA window from Actinomycetes bacterium contains the following coding sequences:
- a CDS encoding PilN domain-containing protein, which produces YSEIPPIFLAAEQGQQSLTLAMSREVRWSFLLNQLSFSTPAGVTLESIGGQIIEAGSEEASPGGVFPLQPSEGTMTFTGTASSYNQVAAWLDSLTGLQDYTYPFMATASKADAATEGETTGGPVTWNSTANLSPNALSGRYTAALPGQDPAAGATPAPSAPATAESGGTP; this is translated from the coding sequence AGTACAGCGAAATCCCGCCCATCTTCCTGGCCGCTGAACAGGGGCAACAGTCGTTGACGCTGGCGATGTCACGTGAGGTTCGGTGGTCATTCTTGCTGAACCAACTCTCGTTCTCCACGCCTGCTGGGGTGACGTTGGAGTCCATCGGTGGTCAGATCATTGAAGCCGGATCAGAAGAAGCTAGCCCAGGCGGAGTATTCCCGCTGCAGCCTTCTGAAGGAACGATGACTTTCACCGGAACCGCGTCCAGTTACAACCAGGTAGCGGCGTGGTTGGACAGTCTCACCGGTCTGCAGGACTACACCTATCCGTTCATGGCAACGGCCAGCAAGGCAGATGCGGCGACCGAAGGTGAAACGACTGGTGGACCAGTCACCTGGAATTCAACGGCCAATCTGAGTCCGAATGCATTGTCTGGTCGCTACACCGCGGCCTTGCCGGGTCAAGATCCGGCGGCAGGAGCTACGCCGGCACCGAGTGCGCCAGCGACGGCCGAATCTGGGGGGACGCCATGA
- the pilO gene encoding type 4a pilus biogenesis protein PilO, whose product MSDMRTRWLLIGGIGSLLLLLIGYFLIISPARGQLDELNTAIADQEVQNQQLTAKLAQLKSQVAEVPAKIKEVQAVQAKMPASMEQPALVRSLEQAAGSAGVSLTSISASDPVAIEGAPGNLELVGLPYTMNATGSYSQLKTFVSNLEQLERAFLLTTLTVAGGADDAGSLTLNLGGRFFSLENLEVTEPKNLPAAEPTPAPKPEDTPTPAPTAKNKDKNKDKQKAQAAAKKPKKNGQKN is encoded by the coding sequence ATGAGTGACATGAGGACGCGGTGGCTGCTGATCGGGGGCATTGGGTCGTTGTTACTGCTGCTGATCGGGTACTTCTTAATCATTAGCCCGGCGCGCGGTCAATTGGATGAACTGAACACTGCCATTGCGGATCAAGAGGTGCAGAATCAACAGTTGACGGCAAAACTGGCGCAACTAAAGTCCCAGGTAGCTGAGGTCCCCGCCAAGATCAAAGAAGTACAGGCGGTTCAGGCGAAGATGCCGGCCAGCATGGAGCAGCCCGCGCTAGTGCGTTCGCTGGAACAAGCCGCAGGGAGTGCAGGTGTCAGTTTGACCAGTATTTCTGCCAGTGACCCAGTTGCGATTGAGGGCGCCCCCGGCAATCTCGAGTTGGTGGGGCTGCCCTACACCATGAATGCCACCGGCAGTTACAGCCAGCTCAAAACCTTCGTCAGTAACTTGGAGCAGTTGGAACGAGCGTTCCTGCTGACCACGCTGACGGTTGCGGGTGGCGCTGACGACGCTGGCAGTTTGACCCTCAATCTTGGCGGTCGGTTCTTCTCGCTGGAGAACCTCGAGGTCACCGAACCCAAGAACCTGCCAGCCGCAGAGCCGACCCCGGCCCCCAAACCGGAGGACACGCCAACACCGGCGCCAACGGCGAAGAATAAAGACAAAAACAAGGACAAGCAGAAGGCGCAGGCCGCTGCCAAGAAACCGAAAAAGAACGGCCAGAAAAACTGA